A DNA window from Vigna angularis cultivar LongXiaoDou No.4 chromosome 1, ASM1680809v1, whole genome shotgun sequence contains the following coding sequences:
- the LOC108337374 gene encoding putative clathrin assembly protein At4g40080, protein MTKLTHLIGIIKDKASQSKAALLSKRTTLSLLRATSHDCSTPPTTKHLAMLLSSGDGPRATASAAVEVLMDRLQGTNNAAVALKCLIAVHYIILHGSFILQDQLSVYPNSGGRNYLNLSHFRHTTDPTTWQLSSWVRWFAQHIEQLLCASRVLGFFLGTASDKESREDRASGLSNADLLSEFDSLVALVEGLCKRPEPNGNLLVEEIMKLARGDWGVVQAEVRVRLNEFKERFGGFKFGEAVELVCCLKRLEQCEEKVLATMDEARELKLWDMVTLVKDMAEIQVYREESKLRRDTPKLRVSESDRFSGRVLNNRHLLSFPSGRLL, encoded by the coding sequence atgacaaaacTCACGCACCTAATTGGGATAATCAAGGACAAAGCGTCGCAGAGCAAGGCGGCGCTACTCTCCAAACGCACCACGCTCTCCTTGCTACGCGCCACCAGCCACGACTGTTCCACGCCGCCGACGACCAAGCATCTGGCCATGCTCCTCTCATCGGGAGACGGGCCACGCGCCACAGCCTCTGCCGCGGTGGAGGTTCTGATGGACCGGCTACAGGGAACGAACAACGCCGCCGTGGCACTCAAGTGCCTGATCGCCGTCCACTACATCATCCTACACGGCAGCTTCATCCTCCAGGATCAGCTCTCGGTCTACCCCAACTCCGGCGGCAGAAACTACCTCAACCTCTCCCACTTCCGACACACGACCGACCCCACCACGTGGCAGCTCTCCTCCTGGGTCCGCTGGTTCGCACAGCACATCGAGCAGCTTCTCTGCGCCTCCCGCGTCCTGGGATTCTTCCTCGGAACCGCCAGCGACAAAGAGAGCAGAGAAGACAGAGCGTCGGGTCTCTCCAACGCCGACTTGTTGAGCGAGTTTGACTCTCTGGTGGCTCTGGTCGAAGGGCTTTGCAAGAGGCCCGAGCCCAACGGAAACCTCTTGGTGGAGGAGATTATGAAGCTGGCGCGTGGGGATTGGGGCGTGGTGCAGGCTGAGGTGCGCGTGAGGTTGAACGAGTTTAAGGAGAGGTTCGGGGGGTTTAAGTTTGGGGAAGCGGTTGAGTTAGTTTGCTGTTTGAAGAGGTTGGAACAATGCGAAGAAAAGGTGTTGGCTACGATGGATGAGGCAAGAGAATTGAAATTGTGGGATATGGTGACCCTAGTGAAGGACATGGCTGAGATTCAGGTCTACAGAGAAGAGAGTAAGTTGCGGAGAGACACCCCAAAACTAAGGGTCAGTGAGTCCGATCGGTTTTCGGGTCGGGTTCTCAATAACCGTCACCTTCTGTCGTTCCCCTCCGGCAGATTGTTGTAA